The Streptomyces sp. V3I7 genome segment AACCCGGACACCGCGTTCGTGCCCGACGAGATCGTGGACCGCTTCTGCCTCATCGGCCCGCCCGAGCGGCACATCGAGAAGCTGAACGCGCTGCGCGAGCTGGGCGTCGACCAGTTCGCCGTCTACGACATGCACGACGCGCAGGAGGCGACCATCGACGCCTACGGCACGACGGTCATCCCGACGGTCAACGGCTGACCCCGACCTCGTCACCCCCTCGGCTCCACCCGCACGGCCTCTCCCTCCCTTCTCCCCGATTGGCCTGCCCATGACCGACACCGCACCCTCGGCCATACCGCCGACCTCCCAAGTCACTCTCGCCGACGGCCGGGTCGAGATCACACCCGGTGCCCCGCAGCCCACCGGCCCGTACGCCAACCAGGACCTGTTGCCGGTCCCCGTCGAGAAGCGCGGCTGGACGACGTACAACTTCTGCGCCCTGTGGGTCGGCATGGCCCACAACACGGCGTCCTGGACGCTCGCGTCCGGGCTGATCGCCGTGGGCATGGACTGGAAGCAGGCGGTGTTCACCATCGCCCTGGCCAATGTGATCGTGCTGATCCCGATGCTGCTCACCGGGCACGCCGGACCCAAGTACGGCATCCCGTTCCCGGTGTTCGCCCGCGCCTCCTTCGGGGTGCGCGGCGCCAACCTCCCCGCTGTCGTACGGGCGTTGGTGGCGTGCGGCTGGTTCGGCATCCAGACCTGGATCGGCGGCGAGGCCATCTACTTCCTCGCCGGGAAGCTGATCGGCGACAGCTGGGCGGACGCCGCGGAGGTCGGTGGCCACGCCTGGACGATGTGGCTGTCGTTCGCGCTGTTCTGGGTGATCCAGGTCGCCGTCATCTACCGGGGCATGGAGACGATCCGCCGCTTCGAGAACTGGGCCGCGCCCTTCGTGCTCGTCGGCGCGGGCGTGATGCTGTGGTGGATGAGCAGCAGGGCCGGCGGCTTCGGCCCGCTGTTCGACCAGCCTTCCAAGCTCGGCTGGGGCGGCGACTTCTGGAAGCTGTTCTGGCCCTCGCTCATGGGCATGATCGGCTTCTGGTCCACGCTCTCGCTCAACATCCCCGACTTCACCCGCTACGGCAGAAGCCAACGCGCCCAGACCTGGGGACAGTCGCTCGGGCTGCCGACGACCATGACGCTGTTCGCGTTCCTGTCCGTGCTGGTGACGTCCGGCTCGCAGGCGGTGTACGGCGAGCCGATCTGGGACCCGGTGCAGCTCGCGGCGAAGACGGACAACGTCGTCGGACTGCTGTACGCGCTCGTGACGGTCCTCGTGGCGACGCTGTCGGTGAACATCGCGGCCAACCTGGTCTCGCCCGCCTTCGACTTCTCCAACATCGCGCCGCGCAGGGTGAGTTTCCGCACCGGCGCCCTCGTCACGTGCGTGCTCGGCGTCCTGATCTTCCCGTGGAAGCTGTACGCCGACCCGCAGGGCTACATCTTCACCTGGCTCGGCCTGGTCGGCGGGCTGCTCGGCACGGTCGCCGGCATCCTCATCGCCGACTACTGGGTGCTGCGCCGCACCCGTCTCGACCTCACCGACCTGTACCGCACGGGCGGCCGCTACTGGTACGCGGGCGGCTGGAACTGGCGGGCGGTCGTGGCCTTCGTGGCCGGGGGCGTGCTGGCCGTGGGCGGGGCGAGCTTCCGGCCGCTGGTCGACGGGCGGCCCGTCCCGGCGCTGGCCCCGCTGGCCGACTACGGCTGGGCGGTGGGCCTCGGGACGTCGCTGGTGCTGTACCTGGTGCTGATGGCACTGCGGGGCAGGCGGCCCGAGGAAGCGGCCGTCTGACGTGCGGGGGAGGGCGGCCGGGTCCCGCGGCCGCCCTCGCGTCACTGGACCGGGCAGGACACCCAGACGACCGTCGAGGCGCCGGTGCTGGTCCAGGTCACGGCGCCGGGCTCCGTGACGTCCAGGGCGTCACCGGTGTGCAGCGTGTGGTCGCCGGCGCCGACGTGGATGACCACGGTTCCGCGCACGACGTACAGGAACAGGCCGCGCGCCTTCAGATCCACCGGGCACGTGCCGTGGTCGCCGGGCTCCGCCGAGACCACCACGCCGCGCAGGGTGAGCAGCGGGTGCGAGATGTCCACCGACTCGCCCGGCCGCTCGGGCATGCGGGCCTGCCGGATCGTCTCCTGGCCCTCGCGCGCGAGCACCTCCGGGATGCTCACCTGGAGCGCCTCGGTGATGGCGGCCAGGGTGTGCAGCGAGGGATGGTTGATGCCCTTCTCGACCGCGGACAGATACGACACCGAGACACCGCTGGACCGGGAGAGCGCCGCCAGGGTGAGCGCGCGGTCCTTGCGGAGCTGCCGCAGCCGTCCGCCGACCCGCTCCGCCAGCGTCGTCTCGTCCACCACATGTCCTTTCACAGGATCGCCGGAGTGACGACCCACAGGATCACCGCGGGTTCGTCGGACAGCACCTTGAGCGCGTGCTCGGGATGCGAGGAGTAGTGCAGCGTCTCACCGGGGCCGAGCCGGAGGACGGTGGCCCCGACCCGCGCCTCGATCTGACCCTCCAGCACGAGCAGCAGCCGCTCGCCGAAGCAGGAGTAGGGCGAGGTGACCTCGGGCGGTTCGATGTGGTCGAGCAGCCCGGTGAACGCGGGATCGACCGACCGCGCCGAGAGGATCGTGTACGTCCGGGCCCGGCCGGCCTCCACCTTCAGGTGCTCGGCGCCGGCGGCGCGGTGGACGTGCACCGTCTCGCGTCCCGACGAGGGGAAGAACGCCGACATGTCCGTGCCCAGCACCGCCGCGAGGGTGGACAGCGCGCTGAGGCTGGGAGTCGTGACCCCGTTTTCGACGTTGGCCAGGTATCCACTGGTGAGGTTGGCGCGGTCGGCGAGCTCGGCCAGGGTCAGACTGCGCGAGCGACGCAGTTGCCGCAACCGCCCTCCCACTTGCTCCACGGCCTCGATCATCCGTGCTCCCTCTGTTGTTGTGCGTCCGTCGTGGCTCATGAAACGGGTCGGTTGGCTTGTTCTGGATGTCTGTCTGTGTGCCGGTCCTCGCCCGCGCTGGTGGAGCCAAGGATAGGCATGGCGGCGGGAGGTGACGCGCTTGGCTCGTTCACATCGGTTCGTTCGCGACGGTGTGTGCGCGACGGTGTGTGCGCGAGGGAGGTGCGGTGCGGCACGCGCACCGGAGCGCGCGTGCCGCACCGCACCGCACCGCTCGGTCAGATCCGCCAGACACCGCGGTCGAGGACCATCACCGCCGTGCCGTCGGCGGTCAGGCCCTCCACGGTCATCTCGTCCGAGCCGATCATGAAGTCGACGTGGATCTGGGAGGTGTTGATCCGCGGATGGTCGGCGGGATCCTCGACCGGTGCGACGTAACCCCACCCGAGGGCGAGGTGGGTCGCCGCGTTCTCGTCGAGGAGCGTCTCGTGGAAGACCGTGCCCAGCGGGCCGATGCGGCCCTGGCCGTCGACCAGCGCCAGCTCGCCCAGGAAGGCCGCGCCGGCGTCGCGGGCGGCGTACCCCTGGAGCGCCTCCCCGTTCTTGTCCGCCTCGATGGACACGGCCCGGCCGCCCTCGAAGCGGACGCGCAGCCCCTCCACCGTGGCGCCGGCGAGCGCGAGCGGACGGGTCGCGCTGACCACCCCGTCGACGCGCAACGGGTCGGGTGTGGTGAGGAGTTCCTCGGTGGGGAGGTTGGCGAGGTGGTCGATGCCGTCGCGTGAGCTCATGGCCGTCGTCAGCCAGCGCGAGCTGGGCAGCAGGCCGATCGTGACGTCCGTGCCCGGCGCCCGGAGCCGGATCGCGTCGAACCGGTGCGCCGTCAACCGCTCGCCGACACCGGCGAGATGGGCCATGCGCTCCTTCCACGCCGCCGCCGGGTCCGGTTCGTCGAGACGGCAGATATGGGTCAGCTCCTCGACGAGCCGGACGAGGGCCTCGTCCGGGCCGAGGTGCGGATACGCGACCGCCGCCCACGCGGCCGAAGGAGCCGGTACGAGCGTCCAGTTGATGCTGCGGTCGTTGATGACCCGGCGCCGTTCGGCGACCATCGGCAGCATGTCCCGCCCGGCGAGCACGGGATCGAGGCCGTCCAGCGCCCCGGGCTGCGTCGGACCCGTGATCTTCACCGTCGCGGCTCCGGCGTCCCCCTGGGCGAGCACGGAGGCGCCCAGCCACGGGGGCACGAAGTCAAGGGTGTCGGGCTTCGCGTGCTCGACGCGGACGCGCTTGAGCAGCGGGTCGAACACGCTGGCCTCGACGAAGCGGGCGCCGCGGTCGTACGCGGCCCGGGCTATCTCGCGGGCGAGCGGCAGATGGCCGGGCTCCGCCGACACCACCACGATCTGGTCCGGTTGGACGTTGGCGCCCACCGTGACGGCGAGCTCTGCGATCCCTCTCGTGAATTCCTCAAGTCTCCGCATGGACAAGGACTGTACGCGAACGATTCCTGCGTGGGAAAGTAGCGTTATGGCATACAGGATTAGGGCTGAGGTCCCTCAAGGTGATGCGCGGGCGGCCGGTTCGGGCCGCGACAACCGGCGCGGCCCGATCGTGGCCGCCGCGATCGGCAACTTCGTCGAGTGGTACGACTACGCCGTCTACGGCACCCTCGCGGTGGTTCTGGCGACGCTGTTCTTCCCCAAGCAGGACGAGACGGCGGCGATCCTGCTGACCTACACCGGGTACGCGGTCGCCTCCGTACTGCGTCCGGCGGGCGCGCTGCTGTTCGGCGCCCTGGGGGACCGGATAGGCCGCAAGTCCACGCTCTCCGCGGTCGTCCTGCTGATGTCGGTGTCCACGGCGGCCATCGGTCTGCTGCCGACCTACTCCGGCATCGGCGTCTGGGCGCCGATCCTGCTCTTCGTCTGCCGCGCCTTCCAGGGGCTGTCCGCGGGTGGTGAGTACGGCGGTTCGGCCACCTTCCTGTCCGAGTACGCGCCGAGCGGGAAGCGGGGCCTGTACACGAGCTGGCAGACCTTCACGGTCCTGCTCTCCTTCCTCGTCGGCGCGCTGCTGGGGGCGCTGCTCACGCGGGGTCTGGGCCAGGAAGTTCTCTTGTCATGGGCATGGCGCATTCCGTTTCTCGTAGCCCTCCCGCTCGGCCTCGTCGGCCTCTATCTGCGGCTGCGGCTGGAGGACACCCCGGCGTTCGCCGAGCTCAAGTCCCAGCAGGACGTGACCCGCAGCCCGCTGCGGGAGGCCGCGCGCGACCACAAGGCAGCCCTGGCACGGGTGTGCGGACTGGCGTTCTTCGGTACGGCCGCCACGTTCGTGTTCCTCACCTACTCCACCACCTACGTCGTCGTGAACCTCAAGAAGTCCCTCGACCTCGGGCTCATCGGACTCAGCGCCGGCCTGGTCGTCGGCATGGCGCTGTGCCCGTTCGTCGGCATGGCGGCCGACCGGTGGGGGAGGCGTCCGGTGACGCTCTGGTCCACGATCGGCATCCTCGCGCTGGTCTATCCCGGCTTCCTGCTCATGGGCGCCCGCTCCGACGCCGCGATCATCGGCGGGTACGTCCTGTTCACCGTGCTGCTCACGCTGTACACCGGCGCCGCGCCGGCCGTGCTGACCGAAGCGTTCCCGACCCGGGTCCGCTACTCGGGCCTGTCGATGAGCTACAGCGTCGCCGGATCGCTGACCGGTCTGGCCACGCCGTTCGCGCTCGAGTGGCTCATCGAGCACGCCGGGAGCGCCAGCGGACCGGCCCTGTGGGTTCTGTTCACCGGAGTCGCCGGCCTCACCGCCGCGATCCTGCTGCCCGAGACACGAGGACAGGACCTCGCCTAGGGTCCCGCACGGGGGCGCCCGGACCGCGACCAAGCCGCACATGCGCCGTTGGGTGAGTGAGAGACTCACCCAACGGCGCACTTTCATGCGGGACTTGACGTCTCACGCCCCGGTCTTCGCGGGAGCCGGGCGCCGGGCCTGGACCCGGCGGACGGCGTAGCCGATCAGGACCGCGGCGGCGAGCAGGACGAGGATCCCGAACGCCACCGCGAACACGTCGTGCAGCGCCAGCGCCCGCCCCGCCTTCGCGGACACGTCCCCGGCCCGTACGTGGTACGCCTCCCGGATCGCCAGGAACGCCGCGCAGCACGCCGCGCCGATCGAACCGCCCAGGCTGCGCGCCATGTTGAACAGCAGCGAACCCGACGACGCCTGCGCCGACCGCAGTGCGCGCGTGGCGATGAGCCCCAGCGCGGCCAGCAGCAGCCCCGACCCCACCGAACGCGCCATCAGCGCCAGCACGATCACGGCGTACGGCGGCTCGGAGCCCGCGAGCAGCGGCAGCAGGGCGGCCAGCGCGAACACGGCGGCGCCGATCGTCGACACCAGATAGGCGTCGACCCGGCGCAGCAGCAGCGGCAGCCCCGTCGCGATCACCAGCTGCACCGTGCCGCCGTACAGCGAGACGGTGCCGATCTCCCCGACCGAGAAGCCGAGCGAGGTCAGATAGAAGGGGATCAGGACGAACGCCGAGTACACGGCCACCCCGGCCACCACGTTGAACACGCACGAGGCCAGGAACGGCCTGAGCCGCAGCAGCCGCAGGTCGACCAGCGGGTTGCGGCTGCGCAGCTCCGTGAACACGAACCCCGCCGCGGCGACCACGGCGGTCACGACCATGAGCGTCACGACGCCGGAGGCGAACCAGCCGCGCGACTGTCCCGAGTCGAGCGCGTACTGGGCGCAGAACAGGCCCACCACGGCCGCCCCGATGCTCACCAGGTTCGCCCGCCGGCCGAGCGGCGACTCGTCCTGGCGCATCTCTCGCAGCCCGGGCAGCGCCAGCCACAGCGCGAACACGCCCAGCGGAGCGGCCACGCAGTACAGCGCCCGCCAACTCGCCCACTCCGCCAGCGTGATGCACAGGATCGGTGCCAGGACGTAGGAGCCGGTGACCATGATGGAGAACGTCGAGATCGCCTTCGGATGCTCCTTGCCCGGCAGCAGCACCACGATCGAGTAGTAGGCGAACGGCATGATCGCCCCGCTCGCCGAGCCCTGGATGACGCGGGCGAGAAGCAGGCTCTCGAAGTTCCACGCGGAAGCGGCCAGCAGCGCGCCGCCCACGAACACACAGACCAGCAGCGTCAGATACGTGCGCGGGCTGAACACCCGGGTCAGGAACGCGCTCAGCGAGAGGGTGATCAGCTCGGCGGTGGCGTACGCCGAGATCACCAGGGCGCCCTTGGCGAGCGACGCGTGGAGCGTCTCCTGGATGCCGCCGAGGGCCGTACTGGTCATCGACAGGTCGAGCACGGTCATGGCCGCGGCCACGATGCAGCCGAGGACGCCGCGCCAGCGCGGCGCGGACAGGCCGACGGCAGCCGCAGGGGCTGCCGTCTCCTCCGTGACCTGCTTCGCCGCCCCCGGCGACGGTGATGGCCGGTCGTCCGGGACTGTCATGAACGTTCCTCGGGTGCTCTGGCTCCGGACCCGTCAGTGGGCACCCGGCCCCACGCGTAGACGGTGATGGAGCGGATGTCGGTGAAACCGGGATCGGCGCACAGGTCGGCCACCGCGTCCACCTCGGCCTGCGCCAGCAGACCGGTGCGGACCAGATAGGCGCCCTCCTGACGGATGTTGGCGGCGGCCAGCGCGGCGTAAGGACCCGTCCCGCCCAGGCAGTTGGCCCGGGTCAGCACCCCGATGCCGGTCAGTCCCGCACGCGCCAGCTGCGAGGGCAGCGTCTGCGCCCACCGCGTCATGTCGGAGCCCTGCGCCGCCCAGCCCTCCTCCAGCGCGCCGAAGAAGCGCCGGACCGGCGCGTGCACCGACCCGGCCGCCGGCATGCACATCGGATCGCCGAGGACGAGCCGCCCGCCGGGCCGGAGCCACCGCACCGCCCGCGCGACCAGTTCCTCGCGCTCGGGCAGATGGCAGAACGTCAGCCGGGAGTGGATCAGATCGAACGAGCCCGGCGCGAAGTCGAGTTCACGCACGTCGCCGGTGCGCCACTGAAGATGCGGGCGCTCGATGTCCCGCACGTACCGGGTGTCGATGTCGACGGCGACGACGCTCCCGTCCGGACACGCGTCGGCGATCCAGCGGGCGACCGAACCGGCGCCCGCCCCGATCTCCAGACACCGCGCGGCACGGTCGAGGCCCGCGGTGCGCAGCACCTCGCGGGTGTCGGGATCACCCCACTCCTGCAGTAATCGCAGCCGTTCCAGCTCCCCTTCCGAGTTCTTGCTCAGCGCCCCCGACGCATAGTCGGTCGCCAGTGCCGTCTCACCGCTCATGAGCTCAACCCCTCGCTGTCGTCGGGTTCCGGCGGGCGCCGCCGGCGCTCACCCAGCTCGGCCTCCAGGGCCGCGGCCACCCGGAACACGGTTGCCTCCTCGAAGCGCCGCCCGACGATCTGGAGCCCGATCGGCAGCCCGTCCGCCGCGAAGCCGACCGGCAGGGACAGCGCCGGATGGCCGGTCACGCTGAAGGGGATCGTCTGCATGTCGTTGGCCAGCTTGGGCGGCGGCCAGTTCTCCGGGAAGTCGCTCCACCGCGCCGCGGTGGTCTGCCCGCACACGGTGACCAGCACGTCGCAGTGGTCGAACACGGTCTCGTCGAGCCGCCGCGTCAGCCACCGCCGCACGTCGTAGGCGCGCAGCAGGTCCGCCGCGCTCACCCCGGCACCCGGCATCACCCGTTGGTAGGTGTAGCGCGCGAACTCGCGCGGCCGCTCCCGCAGATCGTCCTCGTGGGTCGCGAACGCCTCCGCCGCGCAGATGACGCGGCCGCACGCGTTGAACACGTCGTACGGCGGCAGCGTCACC includes the following:
- a CDS encoding NCS1 family nucleobase:cation symporter-1, yielding MTDTAPSAIPPTSQVTLADGRVEITPGAPQPTGPYANQDLLPVPVEKRGWTTYNFCALWVGMAHNTASWTLASGLIAVGMDWKQAVFTIALANVIVLIPMLLTGHAGPKYGIPFPVFARASFGVRGANLPAVVRALVACGWFGIQTWIGGEAIYFLAGKLIGDSWADAAEVGGHAWTMWLSFALFWVIQVAVIYRGMETIRRFENWAAPFVLVGAGVMLWWMSSRAGGFGPLFDQPSKLGWGGDFWKLFWPSLMGMIGFWSTLSLNIPDFTRYGRSQRAQTWGQSLGLPTTMTLFAFLSVLVTSGSQAVYGEPIWDPVQLAAKTDNVVGLLYALVTVLVATLSVNIAANLVSPAFDFSNIAPRRVSFRTGALVTCVLGVLIFPWKLYADPQGYIFTWLGLVGGLLGTVAGILIADYWVLRRTRLDLTDLYRTGGRYWYAGGWNWRAVVAFVAGGVLAVGGASFRPLVDGRPVPALAPLADYGWAVGLGTSLVLYLVLMALRGRRPEEAAV
- a CDS encoding helix-turn-helix domain-containing protein is translated as MDETTLAERVGGRLRQLRKDRALTLAALSRSSGVSVSYLSAVEKGINHPSLHTLAAITEALQVSIPEVLAREGQETIRQARMPERPGESVDISHPLLTLRGVVVSAEPGDHGTCPVDLKARGLFLYVVRGTVVIHVGAGDHTLHTGDALDVTEPGAVTWTSTGASTVVWVSCPVQ
- a CDS encoding XRE family transcriptional regulator translates to MIEAVEQVGGRLRQLRRSRSLTLAELADRANLTSGYLANVENGVTTPSLSALSTLAAVLGTDMSAFFPSSGRETVHVHRAAGAEHLKVEAGRARTYTILSARSVDPAFTGLLDHIEPPEVTSPYSCFGERLLLVLEGQIEARVGATVLRLGPGETLHYSSHPEHALKVLSDEPAVILWVVTPAIL
- a CDS encoding aminopeptidase, with translation MRRLEEFTRGIAELAVTVGANVQPDQIVVVSAEPGHLPLAREIARAAYDRGARFVEASVFDPLLKRVRVEHAKPDTLDFVPPWLGASVLAQGDAGAATVKITGPTQPGALDGLDPVLAGRDMLPMVAERRRVINDRSINWTLVPAPSAAWAAVAYPHLGPDEALVRLVEELTHICRLDEPDPAAAWKERMAHLAGVGERLTAHRFDAIRLRAPGTDVTIGLLPSSRWLTTAMSSRDGIDHLANLPTEELLTTPDPLRVDGVVSATRPLALAGATVEGLRVRFEGGRAVSIEADKNGEALQGYAARDAGAAFLGELALVDGQGRIGPLGTVFHETLLDENAATHLALGWGYVAPVEDPADHPRINTSQIHVDFMIGSDEMTVEGLTADGTAVMVLDRGVWRI
- a CDS encoding MFS transporter → MAYRIRAEVPQGDARAAGSGRDNRRGPIVAAAIGNFVEWYDYAVYGTLAVVLATLFFPKQDETAAILLTYTGYAVASVLRPAGALLFGALGDRIGRKSTLSAVVLLMSVSTAAIGLLPTYSGIGVWAPILLFVCRAFQGLSAGGEYGGSATFLSEYAPSGKRGLYTSWQTFTVLLSFLVGALLGALLTRGLGQEVLLSWAWRIPFLVALPLGLVGLYLRLRLEDTPAFAELKSQQDVTRSPLREAARDHKAALARVCGLAFFGTAATFVFLTYSTTYVVVNLKKSLDLGLIGLSAGLVVGMALCPFVGMAADRWGRRPVTLWSTIGILALVYPGFLLMGARSDAAIIGGYVLFTVLLTLYTGAAPAVLTEAFPTRVRYSGLSMSYSVAGSLTGLATPFALEWLIEHAGSASGPALWVLFTGVAGLTAAILLPETRGQDLA
- a CDS encoding MFS transporter, whose translation is MTVPDDRPSPSPGAAKQVTEETAAPAAAVGLSAPRWRGVLGCIVAAAMTVLDLSMTSTALGGIQETLHASLAKGALVISAYATAELITLSLSAFLTRVFSPRTYLTLLVCVFVGGALLAASAWNFESLLLARVIQGSASGAIMPFAYYSIVVLLPGKEHPKAISTFSIMVTGSYVLAPILCITLAEWASWRALYCVAAPLGVFALWLALPGLREMRQDESPLGRRANLVSIGAAVVGLFCAQYALDSGQSRGWFASGVVTLMVVTAVVAAAGFVFTELRSRNPLVDLRLLRLRPFLASCVFNVVAGVAVYSAFVLIPFYLTSLGFSVGEIGTVSLYGGTVQLVIATGLPLLLRRVDAYLVSTIGAAVFALAALLPLLAGSEPPYAVIVLALMARSVGSGLLLAALGLIATRALRSAQASSGSLLFNMARSLGGSIGAACCAAFLAIREAYHVRAGDVSAKAGRALALHDVFAVAFGILVLLAAAVLIGYAVRRVQARRPAPAKTGA
- a CDS encoding bifunctional 2-polyprenyl-6-hydroxyphenol methylase/3-demethylubiquinol 3-O-methyltransferase UbiG; translated protein: MSGETALATDYASGALSKNSEGELERLRLLQEWGDPDTREVLRTAGLDRAARCLEIGAGAGSVARWIADACPDGSVVAVDIDTRYVRDIERPHLQWRTGDVRELDFAPGSFDLIHSRLTFCHLPEREELVARAVRWLRPGGRLVLGDPMCMPAAGSVHAPVRRFFGALEEGWAAQGSDMTRWAQTLPSQLARAGLTGIGVLTRANCLGGTGPYAALAAANIRQEGAYLVRTGLLAQAEVDAVADLCADPGFTDIRSITVYAWGRVPTDGSGARAPEERS